The DNA sequence ATGCTGCCTGTTTCGATCTGTAAGACTAGGTTAGCGGTCAGTACCCGACGGATTACGGCTGACGGTCTCCAGCCGGGGCGGACCAGAAGTCTTTTGCTCAACGGTATCCGGTAACAGCAACGCGCATACCCGTAATCTCAATTGTATACATTCACGTTTAACCAATGCTAACAATGAAAAAAGTAAGTCTGTTTCTGTTCGTTTTCCTGCTGGGCGTTTGCGTAAAAGGGTATTCTCAGGCCGCCCCCGCTACCGACTTTTTTGTCGGCAAATGGGAAATTACGATCATGGGTACGCCCGAAGGTGATGCCAAAATGGTTACCGAATTAGTCCGCAAGGATGGTAAACTGACGGGTGAGATGAAAGACCCGACGGGCAAGCGAACGGAGACCACGCCCATTACCAAAGTAGAAGAGGGAGCGGGTAAAATAACCATCTACATTGACACGGCGCAGGCGGGCGAAATTCCCATTGAACTCGCTAAAGTAGACGACGATCACCTCAAAGGTCAGTTGATGAATATGTTTGACACCACCGCGCTACGCGTCAAGTAACAACCAACACGTAATACGGATCGTCAATGCAAGGGGGCGGCTGAATTCAGCCGCCCCCTTGCATTGCCTGTCTTTATTTATTTCGATTGTCATTACGTGGCCCGGTGGCCCGGGAGTTGGGAAACGGGTGCCGTACTACCGCGCAGGACAAGTACCGGGCATCGCTCCGTTCCGGACCATCGAAGCCGCCGGTACCTCTTCATACCAAGCTCACCGTAAACGCCTTTCGGCCTGCTATTTTGCCATGGTCAGTTCCTCGTAGGCCGCCTGCAGGCTTCGGCCGATGCCATCCCCCTGCCATTCCGTTACGCCCGGTATGGCCGTTGCTTTCAGGATATCGTCTTTCGATTTACCCGCTTTTATTTCCTGACCCACGAAGACGAGTAACTTCTCCAGGTAATCCCGGAAGGCGCTGATATCCGCTTTATTACCCGTTATCTTCTCGGGATCGAAGGCATGGCCAAAGACAAAAATAGTCTTCGCGTCAAAGGTCGTCAGCGTTTTATCCAGTACGGTTATCCAGTTTTTGATACTGGCCCCGGCACTCCGGTCAATGAACGGGTACCGCCGGTTCGACATCAGGTCGCCCATGTGCAGGACGTTGGCATTTTCGAAATGAATCAGCCCATCTCCGTTGGTATGACCCGGCCCGAAATAATACGCCCGTATTCGCTCACTGCCCACGTTCTGTTTCCAGCCCTCGCCAAAGGTTGTGTCGGGGTAGAGTTGCTTATCGTCCGTGTTGGCTTTTTCGGCGACGGCTTTCTGGTTTTTCAGCGAGTTCTCGTGCGCCACCACCTGCCCCACCCTGCCTTTAAACGCGATGTTGCCCGCCGTATGATCGCCGTGGTGGTGCGTATTGATCAACAGGCGAAAGGGGATATCCTGCGTTTTTTTCAGGGCATCGATCAGGTGCTGCGCCTGCTCCGGAAACTCGGCATCCACGACGACCCAGCCTTCGCGGGTTCGGAGGTAGGCAATGGTTCCTCCCCTTTCGGTAAACACCCCGACGGTGTCCCGGATCATCTTCATTTTGTAAGGCTCGTCGGTCA is a window from the Spirosoma rigui genome containing:
- a CDS encoding MBL fold metallo-hydrolase translates to MNRRLFVQNTALALAGTTLINHSLVARLVTDEPYKMKMIRDTVGVFTERGGTIAYLRTREGWVVVDAEFPEQAQHLIDALKKTQDIPFRLLINTHHHGDHTAGNIAFKGRVGQVVAHENSLKNQKAVAEKANTDDKQLYPDTTFGEGWKQNVGSERIRAYYFGPGHTNGDGLIHFENANVLHMGDLMSNRRYPFIDRSAGASIKNWITVLDKTLTTFDAKTIFVFGHAFDPEKITGNKADISAFRDYLEKLLVFVGQEIKAGKSKDDILKATAIPGVTEWQGDGIGRSLQAAYEELTMAK